Sequence from the Thermococcus nautili genome:
AGAGACACAATTAAAGTTTTGCAGGGATGCAAGACTACTCGCTAATTCGGGTGGCTAATATTGAGATTTTAGAAATTAAACGGAGGATAACAAGAAGTAGTCACATGCTACTGTTGACGGTTAATAAATTGGGGATTATCCACCCCCGCAGAAGGTACTCCTCTCAATACCCCTTGACTTGGACAATAAATTCACACCCAAAACGGGCCCATACACTGGCGTTGGTTACTTCATGGAGGTGGTTTGGGGATGAGGGTTAAGGTTTTGCTTGTTTTTCTCATTATTTTCCTCCTGCTTGGCGGATTAGCTTATACAGAGCACGCAAGGAACGAAGAGTTAAAGGATCCGAAATTCGTTTGTGAGCATTATCTAAAAACCTATGAGGTGGAAAACTACACTCTCCCAGAGTTTACTTTGGAGCTTGATAGCGTCCTTAAATCAGTAGGCGTAGCTCTCGCTCTTCCTGAGGAGTTCGAGGGTCTTCAAGAGTCTCTCAACTTCTTCCCTCGGGTAATGCTCCTCGACGTCGCTCTCCGGGTCGAGCCTCCCAAGTTCTGCCCTGAGCTTTTCTAAATCTTCTAAATCCTCCTGAATCTCGACGGCCCTCTGGGCGAACTCGTAGCTTGTCATCGGGCTCTCAAAAATCCTCTGCTGATTGACGACGAGCGCTATTCTGAGGTGGCCTATCGTTTCCTCCAAAAGCTCAAGGAGTTCTTTGACCTTCATAAAACTTCCTCTACGTCACGGTATATAAGCCTTGGTTCGAAAATCTTTCGAAATCCGTGCGGAGCGGTTGAAGGCAGAGTTTTAACCTCCTGCGCCAATCCACTACGGTGGTGACATGGAGGCGGTTAAGGCTTACCCTTCTGATTCGGCCGAGGTGAAAGGTGAGAGGCGAGAGAAGAAGCTTCTCATGGGAAACGAGGCGATAGCCTACGGCGCCCTTGAGAGCGGCGTTGTTTTTGCCACCGGCTACCCCGGAACGCCTTCAACTGAAGTGATAGAGACGATAGCGAGGCTCAAGCCAGAGGTCTTCGCCGAGTGGGCGCCCAACGAGAAGGTTGCCCTTGAGGAAGCCGCAGGAGTTGCCTACACCGGCCTCAGGGCGCTCGTTACTATGAAGTGCGTCGGTTTGAACGTGGCAGCGGACCCGCTTATGAGCCTCGCTTATTCAGGTGTTGAAGGCGGTCTCGTAATCCTCGTGGCGGACGACCCTGGACCCCACACCTCCCAGACGGAGCAGGACGACCGCTATTATGGAAAGCTCTCCCTCCTGCCCGTTCTCGAGCCGGCCGACCCGCAGGAAGCTCACGACCTGATTAAGTACGCCTACGAGCTGAGCGAGAAGTACAAGGTCCCGGTCATCTTCAGGACAACGACCAGGGTTAACCACACAACCGCCGACGTGGAGGTCGGCGAGTTCATCGAACTCGACAGGAAGCCCGTCTTCAAGAAGGACATCGAGCGCTACGTGCGCGCGAGCATGGAGGGCAACAGGAAGAGGCACAGGTGGCTCAACGAGACCCTCGCCAAGATAGAGGAGGAGTTCAACTCGATGCCCTTTAACTGGGTCGAAGGGGATGGTAGAATCGGAATAATCGTCGAGGGCGCGCCCTACAACTACGTTAAGGAGGTTCTTCCGAAAATCGGGGAGGACTTCAAGGTCCTCAAGCTCTCAACGCCCCACCCGCTCCCGCGGAAGCTCGTCGTTGATTTCCTCAAAACCGTTGATTTCGCGATTGTAATCGAGGACGGCGCGCCGTTCCTCGAGGAGGAGGTCAAGATAGCCGCTTACGAGGCCGGCTTGAACGTTCCAATCTACGGCAAGAGAACCGGTCATCTACCCCTTGAGGGCGAACTAACCCCGAGCCTCGTCAGAAACGCCCTCCTCAGGCTAATCGGCGAGAGCGAGGAAACCTACGAGAAGCCGGAGGAGGTAAAGCTCGCCGAAAGCCTCGCCCCGAAGAGACCGCCGGTAATGTGCCCCGGCTGTCCGCACAGGGGAAGCTATAGGGCCGCTTTGGATGCCCTCCGCGACCTCAAGCTCGGCCGTTACTCCGTCCCCATTCATGGAGATATCGGCTGTTACGCCCTCTCGCTCCTGCCCCCGCTCGAGGCAATCTGGACCGAATACGTCATGGGCGCGAGCATCAGCTTAGCGAACGGCCAGAGCGTCGTTATGAACAAGAAGATAATCGCGACAATCGGTGACTCGACGTTCTTCCACAACGGAATTCAGCCCCTCGTTGATGCTGTCTACAAGAATCTGAACGTTCTGGTGATGATACTCGACAACAGAACCACCGCGATGACCGGCCATCAACCGCACCCGGGAACCGGCGGCAGCGAAACCGGCAGGAAGTTCAACGAGATTGACATCGAGGCCTTGGTCAAGGCCCTCGGAGTGAAGTACGTCAAGACCGTCGACCCATACGACCTCAAGGCCACGAGGGAGGCTATAAAGGAGGCCATGCAGGTGGAGGGGCCGGCTGTGATAATAGCGAAGCGCGAGTGCGTCATTCCAGTGATAAGGCGCGGTGAGATAGGCGAGATTCCGCTCGTCGTCGAGGACAAGTGTACTGGCTGTAAGGCGTGCATACTCCTGACCGGCTGTCCGGCGCTCGTTTACGACCCCGAGACGAACAAGGTGCGCATAGACAGCCTGCTCTGTACGGGCTGTGGCGTCTGCAACCAGACGTGCCCGTTCGACGCCATAAAGTTCCCGAGCGAGCTGGAGAAGGGGGCTTAGCCCCCTTACTCCCCCCAAACCTCCAGAACCATGAAGCGCCTCACGAGCGGATTCGGGTAGAGCTCCCAGCCGATTCCCTCTGTTTCGGCCTCGATTTCCCCGAAGAGACCGCCCTCGCGCGGGTCGAGGCTCTCACCGTAGATTTTTCCGGGCCTTATCTCGACCTTCATGTAGCGCGGGAGGCCGACTATAGCTTTCCCTTCCTTCCTCGCGTACTCGATGGCCCACTTCGCCGTGTACAGGCCAGCGTAGATTTCCGCTATCCTAACCGGGACACTCGACTTGCCGATGGCGATTATCTCTATCCCGGTCTCCTCCCAGAACTTCTTGGCTAGGGGCTGGAGGTCCTTCGCGAGGTCTTTCCATACCTCCTTTCCGCGGTCGGTTATCGTTAAGGCGTCAATGGTCGGCTCGTCGAGCTTTCTCACCTCTATCCCGCCGATGGTTGAGTCGAGGTGGACAACGTCCGGTTTGACCTCCCTCGCAAGCTCAACCGCGAGGAACGCCTCGTCCCTGATGGCCTGCCTTCCGCTCATGTCGTAGTCGAAGGGGTTGGCGTACTTCACCCTGCTGAGCGTCGCCGTTCTGTAGGGCTTCTCAACCAGTACTGCAGCAGTTGCAATGAGTCCTATCGGCTCGTAGTCCTCGGTTAGTAGGGCCCCACCAGTGTCGGCTGAAACAATCCTCATGGCAACCACCGTTAACGACCAATTACCGATATACTCTCAAGTTCAAATACGTATGGTGAGACCGATGGATAGGACAGTTTATGAAGCTTTGGGGAAGTACGTTGACAGCTTATCAAACTCCCTGTACCTGGGCACGAGCCGGGGGACGGTTTACCTCGAGGACGAGCCTGTAACCCCGGAGGATGTAAGGCTCTCGCTCTTCTTCTCGGGAAAATCAATAGAGATAAGCTCCCTGTGGGGCAGGGAAAATCATGGGGCGCTCTATTTAAGGGGCTCTCCCAAGGTTCGCTTCCGCTCCGGAAGGATTGAGTTGCTCTTCCTCACGAGAAAGGGTCATGTCCTCGTCCGGCTCAGGGCAGGCAGGGGCTTTGCCAAAGTCCTCGCGAACACTGCCTCCCAGTGTAGTGGGGGCGTTGGTTCGCTCTGGGTCAGAGGCTGAGTCTCGTCACCGCTCGGAACTCGGCAAACTCATCATCCCCTTCAGTTCTTCCAGCTCCTCCCTTAAAGCTCTTGCCGTTTCCTCGCTTCCCGTGAGGGATGAATACTTTCTCAGGGCTTCCTCGAGCTCAGGCCATTTTCCGAGGAAACCGCTGAGCCTCTGTGCCGGAACGAGCATTCCGGTTTCCCTGTAAACCACCAGCGCGCCGAGGGTTTTCAGGGCGTCGAGGAAGGCCTCAAAGGCCTCGCCGTATCGGCCCTCGTCCATCAGCCTCTCGCCTCTCTCAAGGTACGAGATGAACCTCTCAACCAGCGCCTCCTCCATACGACCACCGGCGGGTTTTTATAGTCGGGGCTAATAAACCCTTGGGATGAAGGCCGAGGAACTCGTCTGGGGCGCGGTCATAGCAATCATCCTCTACGTAACCTGGAGGGTAGTGCATCCCCTCGTGACTCCCATATTCTTCGGCCTTGTCTTGGCCTACGCTTCCTACCCGATTCAGCGCAGGCTCTCCGTGAGGCTCGGAAGGAAGCGCTCCGCCCTCGTGATAAGCCTTTCAATGCTCGTCTTTGGCGGAGCACTGACGCTGGAACTCCTCCTCGTCTCTGTTCAGGTTCTCATGTCCTTTTACGACAGCGTCGTGGACGTCTTCAACTGGCTTCTGACCCTTCCGCTACCCTCGGACGTCCTCAACTTCCTCCAGCACTTTCAGGACCAGGTTGTTCCCAGGATAGCTGATTACCTCTCAAGGCAGGCGTTCTCCCTGCCCTCCTACCTCCTCCAGCTCTTTGTGTTCTTCTTCACCTACTACTACGCCCTCGCCTACGGGGAGGAAATCCGGGCCCAGATATACGCCCTCCTGCCCGAGAAAAACCGCGAGCTCGGCGAGGAAATCTTATGGAGCGTGAACAAAACTCTCTCCGCCCTCGTTAGGGCATGGCTCCTCCTCAACGTGGCCAAGGGAATCCTGATGACAATCGGCTTCATAATCTTCCGCGTCTCAGACCTCTACACGGCCATAGTCGCCGGTTTCCTGACGTTCGCCTTTTCCTTCGTCCCCCTCTTCGAGGGCTGGATGATTTGGCTCGCGGCGGCGATATACTTTGCAGTCGAGGGCGCTTATCTCCATGCCCTTGGAATAGCGCTCTACGGCTTCTTCCTCGTCTCCCCGATGCCCGACTACACGATAAGGCCAATGCTCGTGGCGAGAGACACGGAGCTCGACGAGACCCTCGTGTTCATAGGAATGATTGGAGGAACCTGGGCGATGGGGCTGAAGGGCCTTATAATAGGACCAATCGTGTTAAACCTGCTCCTCGTCCTCCTAAAAGAATGGAAAAGGCTCACAGAATCTTCACGCCGGCCTTCTCAAGCTCCTCAAGAGCTTTCTTCTCGTCCTCCGGGTTGATGCCCTTTACCGCGTCGCTCAGGAGATAGACCTCGAAGCCGTGCTTCACGGCGTCTAAGGCCGTCGCCCTGACGCAGTACTCCGTCGCGACACCGCAGACGTAAACCCTCTTAACGCCCTTCTCCCTGAGTATTTCTGCCAAGTTCGTCCCCTCGAAGCCGGAGTAGGCTTCCTTATCCGGCTCGGTGGCCTTGGAGATTATCACCGCGTCCTCTGGCAACTCGACGACGAACTCCGCCCCCTCAGTTCCCTGAACGCAGTGCTTCGGCCAGGGGCCTCCCTGCTCTTTAAAGCTTATGTGGTTTTCCGGGTGCCAGTCGCGCGTCGCCACTATCAGCGCTCCCTTCTCCTTGAACTTCCTGATGTACTCGTTGACCTTCGGAATTATCTTGTCGCCGTCGGGAACCGGCAACGCTCCGCCGGGCATGAAATCCCTCTGCATGTCCACGACGATGAGAGCCTCCTCGGGCATGGGGGGGTCACCAATTACAGAATCGGGGTGGAGGTTAATAAGGGTTAATCAGACGTCAATCCTGTCCCTGAACTTCGACATATCAACGCCCTTCTCAAGGCCGAAGAGGTAAGCTAAAATCCGCTCGTCCAGGTCGCCGTAGCGCTCGCGCAGTGCCTTTATCCCCTCCATTACCTCAAGCTCCGTCCAGCCAAGGGCCCTCGCTATATGAACAACCATCTCCCCGAGCAGGTTTTCGGGCTTCTCGGCCTCTTCAAGGGCCTCAATCCTCGCGTGGAGCTTTCCCTC
This genomic interval carries:
- a CDS encoding DUF4152 family protein yields the protein MRIVSADTGGALLTEDYEPIGLIATAAVLVEKPYRTATLSRVKYANPFDYDMSGRQAIRDEAFLAVELAREVKPDVVHLDSTIGGIEVRKLDEPTIDALTITDRGKEVWKDLAKDLQPLAKKFWEETGIEIIAIGKSSVPVRIAEIYAGLYTAKWAIEYARKEGKAIVGLPRYMKVEIRPGKIYGESLDPREGGLFGEIEAETEGIGWELYPNPLVRRFMVLEVWGE
- a CDS encoding AI-2E family transporter yields the protein MKAEELVWGAVIAIILYVTWRVVHPLVTPIFFGLVLAYASYPIQRRLSVRLGRKRSALVISLSMLVFGGALTLELLLVSVQVLMSFYDSVVDVFNWLLTLPLPSDVLNFLQHFQDQVVPRIADYLSRQAFSLPSYLLQLFVFFFTYYYALAYGEEIRAQIYALLPEKNRELGEEILWSVNKTLSALVRAWLLLNVAKGILMTIGFIIFRVSDLYTAIVAGFLTFAFSFVPLFEGWMIWLAAAIYFAVEGAYLHALGIALYGFFLVSPMPDYTIRPMLVARDTELDETLVFIGMIGGTWAMGLKGLIIGPIVLNLLLVLLKEWKRLTESSRRPSQAPQELSSRPPG
- a CDS encoding nicotinamidase; its protein translation is MPEEALIVVDMQRDFMPGGALPVPDGDKIIPKVNEYIRKFKEKGALIVATRDWHPENHISFKEQGGPWPKHCVQGTEGAEFVVELPEDAVIISKATEPDKEAYSGFEGTNLAEILREKGVKRVYVCGVATEYCVRATALDAVKHGFEVYLLSDAVKGINPEDEKKALEELEKAGVKIL
- the iorA gene encoding indolepyruvate ferredoxin oxidoreductase subunit alpha, which gives rise to MEAVKAYPSDSAEVKGERREKKLLMGNEAIAYGALESGVVFATGYPGTPSTEVIETIARLKPEVFAEWAPNEKVALEEAAGVAYTGLRALVTMKCVGLNVAADPLMSLAYSGVEGGLVILVADDPGPHTSQTEQDDRYYGKLSLLPVLEPADPQEAHDLIKYAYELSEKYKVPVIFRTTTRVNHTTADVEVGEFIELDRKPVFKKDIERYVRASMEGNRKRHRWLNETLAKIEEEFNSMPFNWVEGDGRIGIIVEGAPYNYVKEVLPKIGEDFKVLKLSTPHPLPRKLVVDFLKTVDFAIVIEDGAPFLEEEVKIAAYEAGLNVPIYGKRTGHLPLEGELTPSLVRNALLRLIGESEETYEKPEEVKLAESLAPKRPPVMCPGCPHRGSYRAALDALRDLKLGRYSVPIHGDIGCYALSLLPPLEAIWTEYVMGASISLANGQSVVMNKKIIATIGDSTFFHNGIQPLVDAVYKNLNVLVMILDNRTTAMTGHQPHPGTGGSETGRKFNEIDIEALVKALGVKYVKTVDPYDLKATREAIKEAMQVEGPAVIIAKRECVIPVIRRGEIGEIPLVVEDKCTGCKACILLTGCPALVYDPETNKVRIDSLLCTGCGVCNQTCPFDAIKFPSELEKGA
- a CDS encoding DUF2240 family protein; its protein translation is MHPLEEAVRVKGSTEFTRSELVGILSFRLRRFSVSKAKELIEEWIKEGLLEEREGKLHARIEALEEAEKPENLLGEMVVHIARALGWTELEVMEGIKALRERYGDLDERILAYLFGLEKGVDMSKFRDRIDV